One genomic segment of Culturomica massiliensis includes these proteins:
- a CDS encoding subtilase family N-terminal domain-containing protein, translating into MQKTWIFSCFILLSVLWCLPINGQQLASYAKDGVIRVKLDPAVAEQLGNTPRTRGGIVSTGIQSFDAVNKEIKAVNMKRVFPYAPKFEERMRKHGLHLWYEISYDEKLTPEQAVNRFKGISGIKIAEIVRVQTLPPSKTVDVTPTPQTRATLPFNDPLLVNQWHYANDGSIQGSIAGCDINLYKAWEITAGARNVIVAIIDGGIDITHEDLIDNLWVNEAELNGEEGVDDDGDGYIDDIYGYNFAAKSPALTAHKHGTHVAGTVAAVNNNGKGVCGVAGGTGNKDGVLLMSCQVFDDYAGQGDFATPFVYAANKGAVIAQCSWGWDNDGYVEQAVLDAMDYFTQEAGNYEGSPMKGGLCIFAAGNTGLEGTFYPGAYATAVSVTALSVDYKVASYSSRGDWADVSAPGGDVELGGESWGVLSTFPGNRYGYYDGTSMACPHVSGIAALIIAKYGSPDFTNTDLRNRLTESVHDIYGYNPQYIGKLGSGIIDAYMALDAKNNNAPAKIADFTLVASQEDIQVEYLLPSDPDNDNIAKGIAYYSDKAFTATSDLSVLKSVEIATRFNKTGDKITINIPGLKPETEYWVAVKAFDRWQNGSELSEVKTIVTNAGPDLELSKTDYTIEMDVTQSYTAKDSIVLNNTGEGLLKWNASIRSYYKDPWSIFNTPGITTASATAKKQPKTYSFKGIINTQSVTPTEVIESGYNLDEYPKEFQYYKDLRFYIGEGDTALTNSMAQYFFVDPTLYPEGFNLTGFYVEGVYTQGRPIVEVYSGEGGLTPEGLLLSDTLDAVSPFSHTIRLSEDIMIPSSNDFWLVFHMPKGNAGCLGTGDEYDYSNAHLYSYYSSNMGKTWHTLGEVLSEGNLSKYADLQAWSIKAVSQTPGWIEYLTLNPSSGIVRPHDKQAVIASPEKVKLINGDYNFKLYLNTNCKDKEKLTIPGTLSVKGHKPDLKSAKVIDFGKTFVGKGKEVIVEIFNNGYGKFAGQGGYDLYDYNGGYSFSDNHFNTSGEWGEGVPIPALEARSTSRIKLKFTPTYQGIFNCKFTLNSETGETHNITLTGTAINPAHITIAPTQVAVGDLDLNAAPTVKQITISNTGSYPLEFAFPKFTEDTVAGITKTSHKYGYEYISNIPGFNKNETCQFRWDELLNTTEIQNLFDENTIWTEAVNIGFKFPFFGKDFEQVYIGKLGILSFSGETGSLHACMPASTSCSDHLDLITPMAYQLSISPRSKIAYAKQNGKFVVSFENVGVFNADGDGETDVSFRIALSPNGDVEMFYKDYDPFMISQPQNIFIGCIDYEVKDPFVITDVDMVNKDNIDIWEHIQSGTAIKIVAPGKNMIRDIDKKSGTVAINEIETVNISLAADSSMYKGDLTNLLVLLSNDPNNSTSIIRLDANITGNYYQPVVELDRDTLLFGEVFQTGRAVSTISLLNKGNAPIEITRLEIADPTFTYTVGKPLPFTLEAGTSEDIYITAVSTTKGSYESVMSVTTAGSQILTTRLFSTIIDAPDIEITPAQYAETLESGKAKQLDMSIKNTGESILKYSITPTTILYPVNDTLKANESLDYIYSSSIDDDNILYQWEDITDSPIHYKEEYFYTHVSFEQELPFEFTFYGKTYNKIYVYGPGFITFKKFPAVDSWPEDFSADFTPYIAPYWGHHTPSPAEYALDPTQPVGIYYKAEDDRVIVSFIDFSNQMSLGLCFQAILYKNGNIKFQYKLLEGGIQWSAYGINGLAYEGAEESQRLTLRSRYLNMSSAIEFYPVKTSELQPNETANLKMEASANGLLAGTYQTTNLVKTNVPTKPEITVPLNLTVTGTPSGEWPEELALPDIFIESYPNNYVFTFRNVGTAAYHITGLTWNEQSQYDPNDWQTPFFPTFDVLYWSTQAGGGVGPLNVQPRNQGDWASGLYVPINEFNPLEVGKEAQKFAVSFLNTMDLMEVTDTLVFTTDLPGYETIKIPLKYNIVEAPVIEVNPEKMDLYAPDKHFSTDTNIRIINNGNYKLDYKVSISYNDEVNALTAIQAANDISLTALGLDTKVKNASFQSLPVTRATGEYTDSLGYDFNLQGQMIVIGTATGEDPYIACTEFTAPEGGFNMSKIKFMASLGEQENAEFIIEVRTGSSFNNNTVAGRASKVITGGPEAEGDRISVSAKEIEFENPVYIYPNEKFWVYIYIPEKAFIAFVPTKDVATPLRYMLKLKGEWADVTELSEQYGSLGFLTLLYQQEAGSSWITLNTETGTVAAHETEAVNFHVDASKARNENNNKAIIKIASNDPENPEVSIPVTLNKNTAPVITRIDKQISVKEEQETTARFTVVDNENDNFEVTVEDESGIATLNEDNGNVSVTLAPKYGDNGNHTFTLKAKDVFDNASTLTVDYYVEKVNRAPIVILQPTDKTQKVGDIIESLILSSVFSDPDGDELSYTAHSSNPDAVKALVADGDAIEFVIKAEGEAIITLTAQDPALLQATTTFKVTVEGGSNGSGIFEAQVKAYPNPTSNILNVQCSDDVEGEVIIRLYDMGGNMVYTEKTAMTAGSIKAIDINALPAGMYVLEVEHKGAKITSKVVKQ; encoded by the coding sequence ATGCAAAAAACATGGATTTTCAGTTGTTTCATATTACTATCGGTACTCTGGTGTTTACCGATAAATGGACAACAGTTAGCAAGTTATGCCAAAGACGGTGTAATCAGGGTTAAACTTGATCCGGCAGTGGCAGAACAACTGGGTAACACCCCCCGGACAAGAGGTGGAATCGTATCGACAGGAATTCAATCTTTCGATGCGGTAAATAAAGAAATTAAAGCCGTAAACATGAAGCGGGTATTCCCTTATGCGCCTAAATTCGAGGAGAGAATGAGGAAACACGGGCTTCATTTATGGTATGAAATCAGTTACGATGAAAAATTAACTCCGGAACAAGCAGTAAACCGATTCAAGGGAATATCCGGTATAAAAATAGCTGAAATCGTAAGAGTACAAACCTTACCGCCCTCTAAAACGGTAGATGTAACCCCTACCCCTCAAACACGGGCTACTCTTCCTTTTAACGATCCCTTACTAGTTAATCAATGGCACTATGCAAACGATGGCAGTATTCAAGGCAGTATCGCAGGTTGCGACATCAATCTTTACAAAGCCTGGGAAATTACGGCAGGCGCCCGTAACGTTATTGTTGCCATTATTGACGGTGGTATAGATATTACCCACGAAGACCTGATCGACAATTTATGGGTCAATGAAGCGGAATTAAATGGTGAAGAAGGTGTCGACGATGATGGTGACGGATATATTGATGATATATACGGTTATAATTTTGCAGCCAAATCGCCGGCATTGACAGCACACAAACACGGTACTCACGTAGCGGGAACAGTAGCTGCCGTAAATAACAACGGCAAAGGGGTATGCGGTGTCGCCGGAGGTACCGGTAACAAAGACGGGGTTCTTCTGATGTCCTGTCAGGTATTCGACGATTACGCAGGACAGGGCGACTTCGCCACTCCCTTTGTTTACGCTGCCAACAAAGGAGCTGTCATAGCACAATGCTCCTGGGGCTGGGACAATGACGGCTATGTAGAGCAAGCCGTATTGGATGCTATGGACTATTTTACCCAGGAAGCCGGAAATTACGAAGGAAGCCCGATGAAAGGCGGCCTTTGCATCTTTGCTGCCGGCAACACCGGTTTGGAAGGTACGTTCTATCCGGGTGCTTATGCAACGGCCGTATCCGTTACGGCACTAAGCGTTGACTACAAAGTAGCCTCTTACTCCAGCCGCGGGGACTGGGCCGATGTCAGTGCCCCCGGGGGAGATGTGGAATTAGGCGGAGAATCCTGGGGAGTACTCAGTACATTCCCGGGTAACCGTTACGGCTATTATGACGGCACATCTATGGCATGTCCTCATGTCTCTGGTATTGCTGCATTAATTATCGCTAAATACGGAAGTCCTGATTTCACGAATACGGATTTAAGAAACCGTCTGACGGAATCCGTACATGACATATACGGCTATAATCCGCAATATATAGGGAAATTAGGTTCCGGAATAATCGATGCTTACATGGCCCTGGATGCTAAAAACAACAATGCTCCGGCTAAAATTGCTGATTTTACACTTGTAGCTTCGCAGGAAGATATACAGGTCGAATATCTGCTCCCCAGCGATCCGGATAATGACAATATCGCCAAAGGAATTGCTTACTATAGCGACAAAGCTTTCACTGCTACCAGTGATCTGAGTGTTTTAAAAAGCGTGGAAATCGCCACCCGTTTTAATAAAACCGGAGATAAAATCACAATCAATATTCCGGGGCTCAAACCCGAGACTGAATACTGGGTTGCCGTAAAAGCCTTCGACCGCTGGCAAAACGGCTCAGAACTGTCAGAAGTAAAAACGATCGTTACCAATGCCGGACCCGACCTGGAACTCAGCAAAACCGACTACACCATCGAAATGGACGTTACCCAGTCGTATACAGCCAAAGACTCTATCGTCTTAAATAATACGGGAGAAGGACTGTTAAAATGGAATGCAAGCATAAGAAGCTACTACAAAGACCCCTGGAGTATATTCAATACCCCCGGAATAACAACAGCTTCCGCTACCGCAAAAAAACAACCGAAAACCTATTCTTTTAAAGGTATCATTAACACTCAGTCCGTAACGCCGACAGAGGTCATCGAATCGGGCTACAACCTGGACGAATATCCGAAAGAATTCCAATACTACAAGGATTTGAGATTCTATATCGGAGAAGGAGATACCGCATTGACCAATTCCATGGCTCAATATTTCTTTGTCGATCCAACATTATATCCGGAAGGATTCAATTTAACGGGATTCTATGTAGAAGGCGTATATACCCAAGGACGTCCCATCGTGGAAGTTTATTCCGGTGAAGGCGGACTCACGCCGGAAGGATTGTTGCTCAGCGACACGCTGGATGCTGTCAGTCCTTTCTCACATACGATACGTCTAAGCGAAGATATCATGATCCCTTCCAGTAATGATTTCTGGCTTGTTTTTCATATGCCTAAAGGCAATGCCGGATGCCTGGGAACCGGTGATGAATATGACTATTCCAATGCCCACCTCTACAGTTATTACAGTTCCAATATGGGAAAAACCTGGCATACATTGGGAGAGGTATTGAGTGAAGGAAATCTCAGTAAATATGCCGACCTACAGGCCTGGTCGATAAAAGCGGTGAGCCAAACTCCGGGATGGATCGAATATCTGACCCTGAATCCCTCTTCCGGTATTGTAAGACCACACGATAAACAAGCTGTAATCGCCTCTCCTGAAAAAGTAAAATTGATTAACGGAGATTACAATTTCAAATTATACCTGAATACCAACTGCAAGGATAAAGAAAAATTAACGATCCCCGGTACACTCTCCGTAAAAGGACACAAACCCGATCTGAAAAGTGCAAAAGTAATAGATTTCGGAAAAACTTTTGTCGGCAAAGGAAAAGAAGTAATCGTCGAAATATTCAATAACGGTTACGGAAAATTCGCAGGACAAGGCGGATATGATTTATACGATTATAACGGTGGATACAGTTTCAGTGACAACCACTTCAATACATCAGGAGAATGGGGTGAGGGAGTCCCGATTCCGGCATTAGAAGCCCGTTCCACCAGCCGTATCAAACTAAAATTCACGCCGACTTATCAAGGAATATTCAATTGTAAATTTACCCTGAACAGTGAAACAGGGGAAACGCACAACATCACCCTGACAGGTACAGCTATCAATCCGGCCCATATTACAATCGCACCGACACAGGTAGCTGTAGGCGACCTGGATTTGAATGCCGCTCCTACTGTAAAACAAATTACAATCAGCAATACCGGATCTTATCCATTGGAGTTTGCTTTCCCGAAATTTACAGAAGACACGGTAGCCGGTATTACCAAAACCTCCCACAAATACGGTTATGAATATATCAGTAATATTCCCGGGTTTAATAAGAACGAAACCTGTCAATTCCGTTGGGACGAACTACTGAATACCACAGAGATACAGAATCTGTTTGACGAAAATACAATATGGACGGAAGCTGTCAACATCGGATTTAAATTCCCATTCTTCGGTAAAGACTTCGAACAAGTCTACATCGGCAAATTAGGTATACTTTCATTCAGCGGTGAAACCGGTTCACTACATGCCTGCATGCCGGCTTCCACTTCATGCAGCGATCACTTGGACCTGATTACGCCAATGGCTTATCAGCTTTCTATCAGTCCGAGAAGTAAAATCGCCTACGCCAAACAAAACGGTAAATTCGTCGTTAGTTTTGAAAATGTAGGGGTTTTCAATGCTGACGGAGACGGAGAAACCGATGTGTCTTTCCGCATAGCACTCTCTCCGAACGGAGATGTCGAAATGTTCTATAAAGATTACGATCCGTTCATGATCAGCCAACCCCAAAATATTTTTATCGGTTGTATCGATTATGAGGTGAAGGACCCATTCGTAATTACGGATGTCGATATGGTCAACAAAGACAACATCGATATATGGGAACACATTCAAAGTGGTACGGCAATCAAAATCGTTGCTCCGGGTAAAAATATGATCCGGGATATAGACAAAAAAAGCGGTACGGTAGCCATCAATGAAATTGAAACCGTCAATATCAGTCTGGCCGCCGATTCGTCCATGTATAAAGGTGATTTAACGAATTTACTGGTACTATTGAGCAACGATCCCAATAATTCGACTTCTATAATCCGTTTGGATGCCAACATTACCGGTAACTATTATCAACCCGTGGTAGAACTCGATCGGGATACGCTTTTATTCGGTGAAGTTTTCCAAACAGGCCGGGCCGTATCGACAATCAGCCTCCTGAATAAAGGAAATGCCCCCATCGAAATCACCCGGCTTGAAATCGCAGATCCGACTTTTACTTACACGGTAGGCAAACCACTACCTTTCACGCTGGAAGCCGGTACGTCTGAAGACATTTATATTACAGCCGTATCTACGACAAAAGGTTCTTATGAATCCGTTATGTCCGTTACGACAGCCGGAAGCCAAATACTGACAACCCGGTTATTTTCGACAATTATTGATGCTCCCGACATCGAAATTACTCCGGCACAATACGCGGAAACCCTCGAAAGCGGTAAAGCCAAACAACTGGATATGAGCATAAAAAATACCGGAGAAAGTATATTAAAGTATTCGATCACTCCGACTACGATTTTATATCCGGTTAATGATACGTTAAAAGCAAATGAATCGCTGGATTACATCTACAGTTCTTCCATCGACGACGACAATATCCTGTATCAATGGGAGGACATTACAGATTCTCCGATTCATTACAAAGAAGAGTATTTCTATACCCATGTCAGTTTCGAACAGGAATTACCGTTTGAATTCACATTCTATGGAAAGACCTATAACAAAATATATGTTTACGGTCCGGGCTTCATTACATTTAAGAAATTCCCGGCAGTAGATTCATGGCCGGAAGATTTTTCCGCCGACTTCACGCCGTATATAGCACCGTATTGGGGACACCACACCCCGTCTCCTGCTGAATATGCATTAGATCCGACTCAACCCGTCGGTATTTACTATAAAGCTGAAGACGACCGGGTGATCGTATCCTTTATCGATTTCTCAAACCAAATGAGTTTGGGATTGTGTTTCCAGGCCATTCTTTATAAAAACGGTAATATTAAATTCCAATACAAATTACTTGAAGGCGGTATTCAATGGAGTGCATACGGAATCAACGGTTTGGCTTATGAAGGTGCCGAAGAATCCCAAAGACTTACTTTAAGAAGCCGATACCTGAATATGAGCAGTGCTATCGAATTCTATCCGGTAAAAACATCCGAATTACAACCGAATGAAACGGCCAACCTGAAAATGGAAGCTTCGGCAAACGGTCTGTTGGCCGGTACCTATCAGACTACAAACCTTGTAAAGACCAATGTTCCGACAAAACCGGAAATTACCGTTCCCCTGAACCTGACGGTAACCGGAACACCTTCCGGAGAATGGCCGGAAGAACTGGCATTACCGGATATCTTTATCGAATCCTACCCCAATAATTATGTCTTTACATTCCGCAATGTCGGTACCGCCGCATATCACATTACCGGCTTAACCTGGAATGAACAGTCCCAGTATGATCCCAATGACTGGCAAACCCCATTCTTTCCGACATTCGACGTCCTTTACTGGAGTACCCAAGCCGGAGGTGGTGTCGGTCCATTGAATGTACAACCCAGAAATCAAGGCGACTGGGCCAGCGGACTGTACGTACCTATAAACGAATTCAATCCCCTGGAAGTCGGCAAGGAAGCTCAAAAATTCGCCGTTTCATTCCTGAATACCATGGATTTAATGGAAGTTACCGACACATTGGTATTTACAACCGATCTACCTGGATACGAAACGATAAAAATTCCGTTAAAGTATAATATCGTCGAAGCTCCTGTCATTGAAGTAAATCCGGAAAAAATGGATTTGTATGCTCCCGACAAACACTTTAGTACTGATACAAATATCCGGATTATAAATAACGGAAACTATAAACTGGATTACAAAGTCAGTATCTCTTATAATGATGAAGTAAATGCACTTACTGCGATTCAGGCCGCTAACGACATCTCCCTGACGGCTCTTGGCCTGGATACAAAAGTTAAAAATGCAAGTTTCCAGTCGCTACCTGTTACCAGGGCAACAGGAGAGTATACGGACAGCCTGGGCTATGACTTCAATCTCCAGGGACAAATGATTGTCATCGGCACGGCTACAGGCGAAGATCCTTATATTGCATGTACCGAATTTACAGCTCCTGAAGGAGGATTTAACATGTCCAAAATCAAATTTATGGCTTCATTGGGAGAACAGGAAAATGCAGAATTTATCATCGAAGTCAGAACAGGTAGTTCTTTCAATAATAATACCGTTGCCGGACGCGCCAGCAAAGTGATCACAGGAGGACCTGAAGCAGAAGGCGACAGAATCAGTGTATCGGCCAAAGAGATCGAATTTGAAAATCCGGTATACATCTACCCGAATGAAAAATTCTGGGTTTACATCTATATACCCGAGAAAGCATTTATTGCTTTTGTTCCGACCAAAGATGTAGCTACTCCCCTGCGTTATATGCTAAAACTCAAAGGAGAATGGGCTGATGTAACCGAATTATCAGAGCAATACGGCTCTTTGGGATTCCTGACTTTATTGTATCAGCAAGAAGCCGGTTCCTCCTGGATAACACTGAATACGGAAACAGGAACAGTTGCCGCTCACGAAACCGAAGCTGTCAACTTCCACGTTGACGCCAGCAAAGCCAGAAATGAAAACAACAACAAAGCCATTATCAAAATTGCAAGCAACGACCCGGAAAATCCGGAAGTAAGTATTCCTGTAACTTTGAATAAAAACACTGCACCGGTAATCACCCGAATCGATAAACAGATCAGTGTTAAAGAAGAACAGGAAACCACCGCCAGATTTACTGTCGTAGATAATGAAAACGATAATTTCGAAGTTACCGTAGAAGACGAGTCCGGAATAGCAACTTTAAATGAAGACAATGGTAATGTTAGCGTGACCCTGGCTCCGAAATACGGGGACAACGGAAATCACACATTCACTCTAAAAGCAAAAGATGTATTCGACAATGCAAGTACATTAACCGTTGACTATTACGTTGAAAAAGTGAACCGTGCACCAATCGTTATTCTGCAACCGACAGACAAAACTCAAAAAGTAGGTGATATCATTGAGAGTCTGATACTATCATCGGTATTTTCTGATCCGGACGGTGACGAATTGAGTTACACGGCTCATTCTTCCAATCCTGACGCCGTAAAAGCTCTTGTTGCCGACGGAGATGCCATTGAATTCGTAATCAAAGCTGAAGGAGAAGCAATCATTACATTGACAGCACAAGATCCTGCTCTATTGCAGGCGACAACCACTTTTAAAGTGACTGTAGAAGGCGGAAGCAACGGAAGCGGAATCTTCGAAGCCCAGGTAAAAGCCTATCCGAACCCGACCAGCAACATCCTGAACGTACAATGTTCCGATGATGTGGAAGGAGAAGTAATCATACGGCTTTACGATATGGGCGGTAACATGGTATATACCGAAAAAACAGCGATGACTGCCGGTTCTATTAAAGCGATAGATATCAATGCGTTACCTGCTGGTATGTATGTTTTGGAAGTAGAACATAAAGGGGCTAAAATCACCTCAAAAGTAGTTAAACAATAA
- the porV gene encoding type IX secretion system outer membrane channel protein PorV — MIRKISIIALTALSTLGARAQESQISSLYSGAYFLSIAPDARAGALGSIGASTSADPYSIFWNAAKSAFTETKAELSYTYSPWMRDLVKDINLSSIGFSYKLDDMQTISAGFRYFSFGDVMFIGEDGLNMGEQNPYEMSIDIAYARKLGQYLSAGVTLKYIRSELGMGQMVGNVKADPANAVAADISLFFNKNVNFLTENAVWRAGLTLANIGSKLKYGGDNESYLPGDLRLGTSYELNFNNQHSLMVALEADALMTPRYKDNEKPDKSGVGGYFSSFGDIQSDNIMWALAAEYWYAKTVALRAGYHHGNNNNGHPTWFSTGVGLRYYNLLADFSYVAGISDNNPIKNSLQFSIGVNFDIFKKKAQ; from the coding sequence ATGATCAGAAAAATATCCATTATAGCTCTCACGGCTCTCTCAACACTCGGAGCCAGAGCCCAGGAATCCCAAATATCCTCTTTGTATAGCGGGGCCTATTTCCTATCCATCGCTCCTGACGCTCGTGCCGGAGCTTTGGGTTCAATCGGAGCTTCAACTTCAGCCGATCCCTATTCTATTTTCTGGAATGCTGCAAAATCAGCCTTTACAGAAACCAAAGCCGAGTTGTCATACACCTACAGCCCCTGGATGCGGGACCTGGTCAAAGACATCAACTTGTCAAGTATCGGTTTTTCTTATAAACTCGACGATATGCAAACCATTTCTGCCGGATTCAGATATTTCTCCTTCGGAGATGTCATGTTTATCGGCGAAGACGGTCTGAATATGGGGGAACAAAACCCTTACGAAATGAGTATCGATATTGCCTATGCCCGCAAATTGGGCCAATACCTGTCTGCCGGCGTTACTTTAAAATACATCCGTTCAGAACTCGGAATGGGGCAGATGGTCGGAAACGTCAAGGCAGATCCGGCGAATGCTGTAGCTGCAGACATCTCATTGTTTTTCAATAAAAATGTCAATTTCCTGACAGAAAATGCCGTATGGCGGGCCGGCCTGACACTGGCAAATATCGGCTCGAAACTGAAATACGGAGGAGACAACGAATCCTATCTGCCGGGAGATCTTCGGTTAGGTACATCTTACGAACTCAATTTCAACAACCAACATTCACTGATGGTTGCCCTCGAAGCCGATGCCCTGATGACACCCCGGTATAAGGACAATGAAAAACCGGATAAATCCGGAGTAGGGGGATATTTTTCCTCTTTCGGCGATATCCAGTCCGACAATATCATGTGGGCCCTGGCAGCCGAATATTGGTATGCCAAGACAGTAGCCCTCAGAGCCGGATACCACCACGGGAACAATAATAACGGCCACCCGACCTGGTTCAGCACCGGTGTCGGATTACGCTACTACAACCTGTTGGCCGACTTCTCCTATGTTGCCGGAATCTCTGACAACAATCCGATAAAAAACAGCCTGCAATTTTCCATAGGTGTCAACTTCGATATCTTTAAGAAAAAAGCACAATAA